The DNA region AGCAAAAATTGAGGCCTTGTCCGTAAAAGCATGCATGGAAAAGTACGCAGCAAATACCGATGCCGACTTCCGTTCACGATCTGTAGCGATCAAAGAAGAGCGCTCTCATCAAGTCAAAGAACACCTATGGGTGTTGTGGACTGATTACTTCAAGGCACCTCACTTTGAGGCATACCCACAACTACATTCACTATTTAATGAGGCAACTAAACTTGCCGGTGCTGCAGGAACAAAGGGAACACAGGATGTTGCAGTGGCAGATAAATTAATTGCAAAGATCGATGAAATTGCCGAGATTTTCTGGGCTACTAAGAAGGCGTAGAAATCTAACTTAACTGATAAGTGATTGAGCGGCGGTGCGCGCGAGGAAAGATATTCGCTCGACCGTGGCTCTTTTTATAATTGCCGCAGCAACTTGTCGCTCACCCTCATAGAGCTCGCACTCAAAAGTTAACTCACGATTGTTAACTTCAATACAACGAGATGTGGCACGAAGCTCAGCACCAATTTCCGCTGGACTCAATGAGATGAGTTCAATACTGATTGCTATCGTTGTTTCACCTGGCTCTAAATATTCATCCAGTGAAATCACGATTGCGTGCTCCATGAGATTGATAAGATGTGACTGGGAAACTACCGGTATATCGCCAACTCCTAGCGCAACACATGTGTCACCTGGGCGAACTGCCATTACGGAAAAGCCCACAGCTCCAAGAATCTCCTCGGCCGGTTTCATCGATTAAATGTCGCGTTCGTCCGGGTGGCCAGTTTGATAGCGAATCTCTTCAGTGTGCTCGATGGTAATTTCACGGTGTTCGATAGTTCCAAATTCGTCGATTTCTATTGAAATCTCGGTCATCGTGAACTCAGTTAAAACTTCAGTAGTAAACGCTCCGGCCATCTGAGTGTGAATCTGTTGAAAAATCGAATCATGGAGATCTTCCGGCGCGGTTTCACAGCATGTTCTGCGCAAGGCATCTTGAATTAAACTATGCACTTTCTTTTCATGAGCTAATTCGGCGCTGCAGTTAGGACATTCAGAGAGATGAATTTCAATGGTGTGCACCATTGGCAGGTCGGTATTTCCTTCAAGTAAGAGAACAAAAGAGTTGAGAATTTGATTACATGGAACTACTTCAAATTGGTTCATGGAGTTTCCTCCCGATTCGACTTTTGTTTTTCTGGAGTTTCTGTGGTCTCTGATATCCCTGAGGATTTGGCAGCTTTGACAGAATAACCAAGATCCTTTGCATACTCAGTTAACCGTTCACGAAGTTGTTTTCTTCCCCGGTGGAGTCTTGACATGACGGTTCCGGCGGGCACGCCCACAATTTCTGCTATCTCTTTATATGAAAAACCTTCTACGTCGGCTAAATACACTGCAATACGAAACTCTTCCGGGATTTCAATGAGCGCTCGTTTGATGTCACTATCGGGAAGATTTTCAAGTGCTTCAACTTCAGCTGATTTTCCTAAATTACTGGAGTGCGATGCCGCATCGGCTAACTGCCAATCTTCAATCTCCCCTCCAGAAATCTGCGGGCGGCGCTGATCTTTACGGTAGGTATTAATAAAAGTCGTAGTTAAAACACGGTACAGCCAGGCTTTCAAGTTTGTGCCAGGTTCAAATTGGTGGAATGAGGCAAAGGCCTTCAGGTAGGTATCTTGAACTAGATCTTTAGCATCATGCGGATTCTTTGTGTAGCGAAGAGCTGCTGCATACAACTGGTTTGTAAAGACCAGGGCGTCACGCTCAAAGCGGATGGCACGATCCGCCGAGCTCTCTTTTACTAAATCCGTTGATGTCATCGCAGCAAAAGGCTATCGTTAAAAGAGGGTCTCTGGCTCTCCCAATTCGATGCCTGCCGTAAGTTCTTGCGTATTTTGTGCAACTGAATTGACGGCGTTAGATACTGGGCGGGCCACAACGATTGCCGCGGGGGATTCGACGATCATTAGCTCCTTGAGATTTTCAATAGAATTATTTCTCGGGTCAAGCCATTGGTCCCAACGTTCATGAGGCATAAACACGGGCATCCGACTGTGAATTTCAGCCAACTCACCTTGTGCCTCTTGCGTAATAATTGAAGCGCTTTGAATTAAGTCGCCGCTAGGTGCTCTCCAACTACTCCAAATTCCGGCCACAGGTAACTGTTTCCCATTTCGCGAAGTGATAAAGAAGGGCTGCTTTGGTGCAAATTTCCCCAGGGCGGTTGCCCATTCGTAGTAGCCCTCGGCGGGGATTAAACATCGAGTTGATCTAAATGCAGATCGAAAAGTTGGCTTTTCGTGAATCGATTCGCTACGTGCATTTATAGCGCGCGATTGTGAGGTTTTTGCCTCATTGAGTCCAGTGAGCCACGGTGCAATCAACCCCCACGAAACCGTGGCCAATGCATTCTTGGTGAAATCACTGGCATCAGCGCGAACTATATAAATGGGATTTGTCGGTGCAATATTCCAATTGGCTGGCAGGGATTGTTGTGGGGAGCTACCAGTAACTTCAAACTGCTCCATAAGTTCACGCATATCAGCAGACTGCGCATATCGACCACACATATGGAAAGGATAGACTCAATCAATGAATCTTAACGACGCCCACTGGCCCGCGATATTTCGCGGAACAAAACCAGTAGATATTTCTGTCGTTATTCCAGGATCTAAATCCGTTACAAATCGCGCCTTAATCTTGGCCGCCCAAGCCAACAGCCCATCCACACTTCGGCGTCCCTTAGTTTCTCGGGACAGTGAACTTATGGTGCAAGGGTTACAAGCCTTGGGGATTGGAATTGTCGAGCAGGATGGGGTTGTAAATGGATTACCTGAGTATCAGTTAACCCTTACTCCTGCGAAGATGAGCGGTCCAGCAAGAATTGACGTTGGAAATGCCGGAACAGTAATGCGTTTTCTGCCACCGCTTGCAGCTCTAGCAACCGGTGAAATCTACTTTGATGGTGATTCACGCTCCCATGAGCGACCGCTTGCGCCGCTCATTAAAGCCCTCGAACAGCTCGGTGTTTCGATTGAGCACGAGGGCCGATATAGCTTGCCGCTCACACTTCACGGCACTGGCACGATCCGCGGAGGGGAAATCACAATTGATGCAAGTGCATCTAGTCAGCTCTTATCTGCGTTGTTATTAGTCGCGCCGAGTTTTACCGATGGAATTACAGTGACACATAAAGGCGACAAAATTCCGTCGATGCCGCATATCGAAATGAGCGTTGCGATGTTACGTGGATTTGGTGCAACGGTTATTGTTGATAAGGATACAAACAGTTGGCAAGTTTTGCCTAGTTCTCTCCACGGTTATGAATTAGTAATAGAGCCCGATCTTTCAAATGCCGCGCCATTTTTATCAATTGCGATGCTTTGCGGCGGAAGTATCACAATTGCAGATTGGCCACAAGAGACAACACAACCCGGAGATCAACTTCGCTCCATTCTTTCTCGAATGGGCGCAAAGATTTCGATGAATGAGGCTGGTTTAACCCTTACTGGTACTGGAGTTATCCATGGAATCGATATTGATTTGCATGACGTTGGTGAGCTCACACCCTCAATCGCAGCCCTTGCAGTTTTCGCAGATTCCCCATCACATCTTCGCGGTATCGGCCATTTACGTTTACATGAAACCGATCGTCTAACTGCACTAACACGCGAAATAAATGCTTTAGGAGGAAATGTTGAGGAACACAAGAACTCTCTTCACATTACCCCTGCGCCATTACACGGCGGTGTTTTTCACACCTATGATGATCATCGATTAGCAACGGCAGGTGCTGTAATTGGATTAGTTGTCCCCGGAATAGAAGTTGAGAATATTGCCACCACTCGTAAAACTCTTCCTGATTTTCCTGGCCTCTGGAGCTCACTTCTTGACTGAGATTGTGAAAAAGTAGGCGATGGTTCCACGCGAATACGATGAATCCGATGCTCGCATTAGACCAGCGCGCAGCAGCCGTCCGCGCAGTAAAGATCGTCCACGGCACGATGATGCAATATCAGCCTTAGTTACTACCGTTGATCGAGGTCGACAGACATGCATCACCGACAGTGGTGTGGTTATTACCGCGATGCGTGCCCGAGAGCTTGGCCCAAAGTCAGTGGTAGTCGGTGATGTTGTTTCTATTGTTGGTGACGTGAGTGGCAATCAAGGAAGCTTGGCACGCATCGTTGGCGTTCAAGAAAGGCGTAACACACTTAGTCGCACCGTTGATGATTCAGCTCAAGTAGAGCGAACAATTGTTGCAAATATTGATCAACTTGTAATCGTAGTCGCCGCTACTAATCCCGAACCACGCCGAGGATTGATCGATCGTTTTTTAGTTTCCGCTTTTACTGAGGGAATTTCACCAAAGTTAGTTGTTACCAAGACTGACCTTGGCTCCGTACCAGAGTTTCTATCAGAGTATTCAAAGTTGGGTGTTGAGATTCTACATATGGCCATGAAAAGTGCGTCAAGTGAAAGTGATTTAAATGCCTTGCACGCGATGCTTCAGGGAAAGATCTCTGTTTTAGTTGGCCATTCAGGAGTCGGAAAGTCAACTCTTATAAATTCATTAGTACCAAAAGCTGATCGTTTAACTGGAGATGTAAATGCCGCTACAGGTCGCGGTCGACATACCTCATCTAGTGCAATCGCTCTTCCTCTTGCCGATAGCGATGGATGGATAATCGATACTCCAGGCATCCGAGCCTTTGGTTTATCGCATATCGATACACGTCGAATCGTCGATGCTTTTACCGATTTATCTGAAGTTGCTGCAAATTGTCTTTCAAACTGCTCGCATTCAGAGAGTTCATGTTCACTTGATGCATGGGCCGCTCCTAATGGTGTTGTGGATGTCGAGCGAACAGCACGTTTAGCAAGCCTGCGCTCGCTACTGGCAGTAAAAGAGCAACCGATTGAGAGCAATGAGGATTAGGATTCGAGTATTATGAAATCACATTCAGAGCGATACGCCGAAGATTTAGCTCTGGCTCATCTGCTCGCAGACATCGCAGACTCGATTGCGATTGAGAGATATCAAGCTTTGGATTTAGTAATCACAACCAAGCCAGATAACACTCCAGTCACCGATGCCGACCGCGCCGTCGAAACGGCGGTTCGCCAAGCACTTTCTACACATCGCCCAGATGATGGACTACTAGGTGAAGAGTTCGGTAGTGATATTACCGGTGCAAAGCGATACTGGATTATTGATCCAATTGATGGAACTAAAAACTTTATGCGAGGTGTTCCTATTTGGGCATGCCTAATCGCATTAGTTGAAGTACAAGATGATGGAAGCGAAGAGGCTGTAGTTGGAGTTGCAAGTTCCCCAGCGCTATCACGGCGTTGGTTTGCATCAAAGGGTCAAGGCGCATTCGTAACTTTTAATGGAGACTCAAAGAAGATTTCAGTCTCACAGGTGTCATCATTGAGCGATGCATCAATTGCATACTCTGATTTCATCCATTTTGGCGATCGGCTCGAAGCATTTCAGACGATGCTTTCGCAGGCTTGGCGTACTCGAGGCATAGGTGACTTCTGGTCGCACATGCTGGTCGCCGAGGGCGCAGTTGACGTGGCAATCGAACCTACCTTGGCCGTTTGGGACATGGCAGCTCTGGACATAATAGTTCGGGAAGCCGGCGGAACATTTACGAATATCACCGGAAAATCAGGTCCATTCGGGGGCAGTGGAGTGTCAACTAACGGAATCCTACATAATGCAGTTATTAATGGAATAAATCCGAGTAAATAAGCGCTGTACCTAATGAAAGAGTTTCAGAGGGTTTGGCGGAGAGAAGTGAAGCTATGAGCACAGTCTTAGAACCAACCACGCTTTCGATCGACGGTATGACCTGTTCCTCCTGCGTTAATACCGTTGAAAAGGCCCTCAATGCCGTTGAAGGCGTGAGTGCGACTATTAATTTTGCAACTGAGACCGCGCACATTTTGGCTCCGGCCGATATTGATGTTAAGAATTTGATTCATGCCGTCGAGAAAGCTGGATATAAGGCAGAGCTCTTACAAGATGGTCAATCAATAACTTTGCACAGTAAAAAATCGGCGCGTGCTCTATTTTTTGCCTTTATTTTTGCCGTCCCTGCCGTTGCGATCTCAATGGTTATGAGTTGGCATCACCAAATTGATATGTGGGTCCTCGATTCTCTCGACTACTTTGGCCTACCTCATCCGCTGTATTCAGCGACGGCGTGGGTGGTTATTGCTTTAAGCGCACCCGTAGTCCTGTTTGTTGCATGGCCGATTCACCGAGCCGCACTTCGCAATTTAAAACATCCGACGATGGATAATTTGATGTCACTCGGTTCACTTTCAGCCTTTGCCTGGTCGATTTATGCAAACTCAACTGGCGAAGGTGATGTATATACCGAAGTTGCTGCAGGAGTTCTCTTCTTCGTAATTCTCGGCCGCTACTTAGAAACGCGCGCCAAGTCGCGCGCAGGTGCAGCACTCTCCTCACTTCTTGCCCTTGGTAGTAAAGAGGTAACGATAATTCGAGAAGGATTGCCTGTAATTATTCCAATTGATCAACTCGAAATCGGTGATGAGTTCGAAGTACTTCCGGGGGCCCGCATTGCAACAGATGGAATTGTCATTAAAGGTGAAAGTGCAGTCGATAACTCAATGCTCACTGGTGAATCGAAACCCGTGGATGTTCGTCCTGGATCTTTAGTCGTCGGGGCCTCTGTAAATCACAATGGACGTTTAATCATTCGAGCAACAAGAATTGGCAGCGATACCGAGCTGGCGCGCATTACTGCAATGGTTATCAGTGCTCAAGGTACAAAAGCTCCTATTCAACGCCTAGCCGATCGAATTAGTTCAGTATTCGTTCCAATTGTGACACTAATGTCAATCGGAACATTTCTTGGTTGGTATTTCACCGATCACTCACTTACTCGCTCTATTTCTGTTGCAATCACTGTTTTAGTAATCGCCTGCCCTTGCGCACTTGGTTTGGCAACTCCGGTTGCCCTTCTTGTTGCATCTGGTCGCGGAGCGCAGCGCGGAATAGTTTTACGTGAACCACGAGTCTTAGAGGTTGCTCGTATTGTGGACACCGTTGTTTTTGATAAAACAGGAACTTTGACGCAAGGGGTAATGAATCTTCAAGAGGTAACGGTCTCTACGGCAGCAGGCGCCGCACTTGGAAGTTCGTTTTCTGCACTTATGAGCGAGGAAAAAATTCTCTCGTCGGCATTAGCGATTGAAACCCAGAACTCTCACCCAGTTGCCCTTGCAATTGTGCGATATGCACTTGGAAAAGGCGCGCACACTTACGAAGTGAGCGATTTTGCCGTAACGCCAGGTTCTGGTGCTGCCGGTCGAGTACAAATGGGAGATCAGTCTCCGGTCGTGCTCATAGGTTCACCCGTAGCGGTTGCACATAGCAGCACTGATTTTCACCCCGAAATAAAGTTAGCTATCGCGCGAGGACAAGAGGCTGGACTTACAGTTTCAGTTCTGGCTTGGGACGGTGTTGCTCTAGCGGTATTTACCGTGGGCGATCAATTAAAAGAAGATGCCGCGCAGACGGTGAGCGAACTTCGAGCAATGGGAATAACACCATGGCTCGTGACTGGAGACAGCGCACAAGTCGCCGCTTCAGTTGCAACAACTGTAGGAATTGATAGCGCCCACGTTGTTTCTTCGGCTCTGCCTGAAACAAAGCTTGAAATAGTTGAGCGGTTTAAATCAGAGGGACGTTGCGTTTTAATGATTGGCGATGGCATCAACGATGCTGCAGCGCTAACTGCCGCGAACTTATCAATGGCGATGGGAACTGGCACAGATACTGCTATTTCATCGGCCGATATAACTCTTATGAACTCCGGTTTGGGCAGCGTTATTGACGCTCTCAAATTAGCTAAGAAGACGTTAAGGATCATCCATTTGAATATGGGCTGGGCTTTAATCTATAACGTGATTGGCCTACCAATAGCCGCGCTTGGTTTACTGCGACCAATTTACGCCGCTGCCTCAATGGCCTTATCTTCACTATTTGTAGTAACAAACTCACTACGAATTAAATAATTATTTAAGTATCACGTTTTTCGTGTCTTGCGCAACGAGTGATCCATCTTTGGCTGAATACTCCATTGCAAAAAATTGATAGGTGCCTGGTTTGAGATTTTCAATTGAGACGCTCCAAGGTTTCCACGCTGGTGCTGCCTCTAACGCCGTTGTTGACCCCTGTTGTATTAAAACTCCATCTTTGAATACTTTCCAGACGACGTTGGCTTCAAAAGTGGAAGCCATTCCATTAAGTGTGAATCCCTTAGCGGCAACACTTTGATTCTCAGCCGGTGATGTAATCCAAATCGGTGCAAGAACTTCGTAGGTTAGGCCGCGCGAGAAAGGTTTAGTTGCATCCATGTGACCTGCAAGGGATTCTATTTTCTTACCATCGACTGTGAGTGAAATTTTCTTTACAGTGGTGACCGCGGCTGTTGCTGTCCAGACCAACTGAGCAATTGCTAATGATTCAGCCTCACTTCCAAGATTGAGTTTAGGAAAAGTCAGATCAACTATTGCTAAATCACCACTTACTTTGACTGAATTAATTGTTGTTCCTTGAGGCCAGAGAGAAACATAATCAGAATCAGATGGTTTTTGTGAAACAAGTTGCCGCAAGGCTGCCGTAATCGCATCTGGCACTGGATTAACCCGTGCAAATTCACGGTAAAGGCGGAAACCTCTGGAAGTATCGGCAACCCAGTACTGTGCCAATGCCTGCGTATCTACCGTTGAAGAGGCTGTAGGAGTTGGAGTGATATCTGTCGATGGCTTTGAGGACTGAGTGCATCCGCTAAGGCCAAGAATGATTACGGTCCCAAAGATTGCTGCCAATGCTAAAACTCTTCGATTCTTCATAACCTCATTCTCCCTCTTATCGCGACTTTTAGGTCAAGAGATCGTAGGGAGATTTTTCATGACCCAACGAGCAACAAAAAATCTCGCATTCTCTGCCGGGCATGAAAAAACGCGCTCATTATTCTGGTAAATAAAAATCTCGCATTCTCTGCCGGGCATGAAAAAACGCGCTCATTGTTCTGCGTAGAGATTCTAAATTAAAGCGAATCTCGAGCGAACAATCGCGCGTTTTCTTACTGACTAACTAGTAGCGGGGGCAGGATTTGAACCTACGACCTCTGGGTTATGAGCCCAGCGAGCTACCGAGCTGCTCCACCCCGCGTCGGTATCGGCAATCTTAGGCGTTGAATAGATAAAGACCAAATCCATGAATCAATACCCATGGAAGTGGTCTTTATCTAGCACTTTCTTTAGAAGTTATTTGGCTTTAGTTGATATTTAAACCATCACTTTTTTATTTCTTTACTTGTGCAGCAATCGCTGATGCGATTGCAGATTTCAATCGATCCTGTGCTCGGCCATATGCAGCAAAGTCACCAATTGCAAGAGCCGCTTGGCCATCTGCCAACGCTTGCTTGGCAGATGCAAGCGCGCTCGCCAAAGTGTCATTATTTGTTCCACTCGTCGTCGGTGTTCCACTTGAGGAAGTTGTACCGGAGTTACCACCGAATACTTGATCAAGTGCACCCTTTAAAGTGTCGTCATATCCGATTTGATCTCCGAACGAGACAAGTACTTTTTGGAGCAATGGATACGCCGCCGAGTTTGCAGTTGCGCGAACGTAAACCGGTTGAACGTACAGTAAGCCTCCGCCAACTGGAAGCGTGAGCAGGTTACCGAGAACTACATCAGAGCCGCCTCGACGAAGCAGCGAGAGAGAGTTTGCAACTTCAGGCTTGGCCTCAAAGTTAGAGGCTACTTGTGAAGGACCTGCGATGTTTGTGCTCCGTGGAAGTTGCAGAACCGTAATCTTGCCATAGTCAGGTCCTGCATCAGAGTTCACTGCAGCAAATGCTGATAAGTTCTCACGACCACCACGTGGAACAAATGGTGTAGTAAGAGCAAACTCCGGTTTTGTATCCCCTGGCATCTGCAGAGTTAAGTAATAAGGAGGCTGGGCTCCTGCATTTGCTCCGAAAGTCGAAGGGTCACGAGGTACGCGCCAGAAATCCTGGCCACCATAAAAAGCGGCAGCGGTTTTCACGTGGTACTCAGAGAGAATTTCGCGTTGAACACGGAAAATATCCTCTGGATATCGAATGTGTGAGAGTAACTCCTTTGAAATCTTTGATTTTGCCTGAACGGTGCCCGGGAAGGCTTTGCTCCACGTGGCTAAAACAGGGTCTTTTTCATCCCACTGATACAAAGTGACGGTGCCATCATATGCATCCACAGTTGCCTTTACTGAGTTGCGAATGTAGTTAACTCCTGTATTTCTTTGGGCAGTTACAGAAGAGGAAGTTGCAGTGAGAACATCATTTGTCGCAGCTGAAAGTGAAATCTGCTTTGAATAAGGATAGCCAGCACTTGTTGTGTAGCCATCAATAATCCATATAACTTTGCCACCAATTATCGCCGGATATGGATCTCCATCAAGTGTTAACCAAGGTGCAACTTTTGCAACTCTCTCACGAGGGTTACGCTCGAATAGGATTTTTGAATCCTTATTAATAAGCGATGACAGTAAGAGTTTTTGCTCTTGGTACTTAAACGCGAAGACCAATTTATTAATCAGCGACCCGACTGGAACTCCACCGGTACCTGTGTATGTGTAGTTTTTTTGTCCATTAGCCGAAGAGTCATCTGGATAATCAAACTCAACAGGTGAGTCGGTTTTTACGCCACCAATAATTGAATAATCTGGAACATTTTCACCAAAATAAATTCGTGGCTGAAAATCGCCTAGACCCTTAGTTGGTGGCAGATCGCCTACTGCAAAAGAAGGCTTACCATCGGCATCACGTGCATTTGCATACGCTGCAACAAATCCAAATCCGTGAGTATAGACAAGGTGATCATTGATCCAATTTCGAGATGGGTTGCCAGCGATATTTAACTCACGAACGGCGACAACAACGTCGCGTTTTACCCCATCAATTGTGTATCGATCAAAATCGAGAGATTCAGGGAAGGCATAGTAAGGCTTAATCTGTTGGAGTTGACGGAAAGTTGCAGAAAGGACATTTGGATCCATTAAGCGAATATTTGCAATCGTTGCCGCATCATCTGCAAGTTGTCCAGCCGAAGCCGTGAGAGTTGCCTGATAGTCATTAACCTGTACACCATCTAATCCATAGGCAGTGCGAGTCGCATCAATATTGCGCTGAATATATGGGGCTTCTTTAGATGACTCACTCGGTTTTACCTGGAATTGCTGAATTGCACCTGGGTAGATTCCTGCGATTAAAACCGAAGAGACAACCAGAAGGGCTGTACCGGCGGCCGGTAGAACCCATGAGCGGCGCACAATATTTGCAAAAAATAGTAGTGCGCAAACAACTGCAATTGCAGCCAAAATAGCTTTAGCGGGTAGGAGGGCATTTACATCGGTATAGGTGAGCCCTGTGATGAGTTTGCTCTCTTTAAGTGCCAGCGCGTAGCGATCGAACCAGTAAGCCACCGCCTTTAATAAAACAACTCCTCCGAGTAATACTGAAAGTTGAACGCGTGCAGCAACTGTTGTGCGATCCTCTTGTACTTGTAAACGAATTCCTCCATATAAGTAATGAACAATTGCTGAGGCAATAATGGCAAGGACTAAGGTTGAAATACCCCATCCAATTAAAGTTTGCCAAAAAGGTAAACGGAATGCGAAGAATGAAATATCCATATTGAACTGCGCATCGGTGACACCAAACGGGGTCGAATTCTTAAATAGTAGCCAAGTCGACCAGACCAACGAACCGGATGTGCCGGCAAAGTAGAAGAGAGCAAGTCCCAAACCAATAACAACCCAGCGCTTAATCGGTTCAATTTGCGCGCGATAACGTTCGAGATTATCAGCCTCAACGGTCATTGGTACATAAAGTGGGCGACTTTTGTAGGCGATCACAATATTTAAAAGTATGAGCGTTGCAGTAACTAATCCAGCGACTACAAAGAGCACAACTTTGGTCATTAATACGGTTGACCACACGGTTGTGAAGTTCACTGATTTAAACCAGAGCCAATCTGCATAGAAACCGCTCATGGATACAAGGCCGAAACCAATAGCAACCACGATCGCGATTGTTATTTGAAGTGGGCCAAGTCGACGTTTGAAATTGAATTGGGGGGCTGCATTACTCATCATGGGATAACGCTAGCGCACCAACAGGGAAGCAACTTTCCAGAATTGGAGGCGAATTAACGTCTTGAGCCAGGCCAGTGTGCCTACTAGAGAAGCGAGAGGGCGAAAATCTGGCCTGCCTACTTCTTAGAGGTTAATGCCTTTAGGGCATCATCAAGGGTGGCGACAATCACGACTTTCATGCCTTTGGGGACGCTAGTGATCTCGTCGCGATTTCCAAAAGGAGCTAGAAATAAGGTAGCTCCTGCTTTATAAGCGGAGTGGATTTTTTCATTAATGCCACCTATTGGGCCAACCTTTCCATCGATTGAGATCGTGCCGGATCCTGAAATATGGCGACCACGCAATATATCTGTGGGGGTAAGTAATTCAATCACGCCAAGTGCAAAAATCATTCCTCCACTTGGTCCTCCCGTGCGCTTCACATCAAAATTAATATTCTCTTCAATGAGTTGATCCGAGGTGGTTCCGAATTCTGGATGGCGCGATAGATAACGCAATCCCGCACCTATTGCTTTACTCTGTGAGCCAACCATGTCGGCATCGGCAGCCTTTTTCTCAGATTCAGTAG from Candidatus Planktophila sp. includes:
- a CDS encoding UPF0182 family protein, with the translated sequence MMSNAAPQFNFKRRLGPLQITIAIVVAIGFGLVSMSGFYADWLWFKSVNFTTVWSTVLMTKVVLFVVAGLVTATLILLNIVIAYKSRPLYVPMTVEADNLERYRAQIEPIKRWVVIGLGLALFYFAGTSGSLVWSTWLLFKNSTPFGVTDAQFNMDISFFAFRLPFWQTLIGWGISTLVLAIIASAIVHYLYGGIRLQVQEDRTTVAARVQLSVLLGGVVLLKAVAYWFDRYALALKESKLITGLTYTDVNALLPAKAILAAIAVVCALLFFANIVRRSWVLPAAGTALLVVSSVLIAGIYPGAIQQFQVKPSESSKEAPYIQRNIDATRTAYGLDGVQVNDYQATLTASAGQLADDAATIANIRLMDPNVLSATFRQLQQIKPYYAFPESLDFDRYTIDGVKRDVVVAVRELNIAGNPSRNWINDHLVYTHGFGFVAAYANARDADGKPSFAVGDLPPTKGLGDFQPRIYFGENVPDYSIIGGVKTDSPVEFDYPDDSSANGQKNYTYTGTGGVPVGSLINKLVFAFKYQEQKLLLSSLINKDSKILFERNPRERVAKVAPWLTLDGDPYPAIIGGKVIWIIDGYTTSAGYPYSKQISLSAATNDVLTATSSSVTAQRNTGVNYIRNSVKATVDAYDGTVTLYQWDEKDPVLATWSKAFPGTVQAKSKISKELLSHIRYPEDIFRVQREILSEYHVKTAAAFYGGQDFWRVPRDPSTFGANAGAQPPYYLTLQMPGDTKPEFALTTPFVPRGGRENLSAFAAVNSDAGPDYGKITVLQLPRSTNIAGPSQVASNFEAKPEVANSLSLLRRGGSDVVLGNLLTLPVGGGLLYVQPVYVRATANSAAYPLLQKVLVSFGDQIGYDDTLKGALDQVFGGNSGTTSSSGTPTTSGTNNDTLASALASAKQALADGQAALAIGDFAAYGRAQDRLKSAIASAIAAQVKK
- a CDS encoding S16 family serine protease, whose product is MRFSPLPRFATAILGIFFTLALIAPLPFVIVMPGNAQNIFEKIITIENQKSYPATGRLDLMSVRITNPNNWIVGPEVLYAWLRNDEAVYPRAAIYPPGATTESEKKAADADMVGSQSKAIGAGLRYLSRHPEFGTTSDQLIEENINFDVKRTGGPSGGMIFALGVIELLTPTDILRGRHISGSGTISIDGKVGPIGGINEKIHSAYKAGATLFLAPFGNRDEITSVPKGMKVVIVATLDDALKALTSKK